In one window of Arthrobacter pascens DNA:
- a CDS encoding NAD(P)/FAD-dependent oxidoreductase: MASGNIVIVGGGLAGATAAKTLRAEGYAGPVILLGTEGHPPYLRPPLSKEYLLGKASEDDVPVVPAGWYAENDVDLRLNASVTAVEPDSRTVGLGDGTSLSYASLLIATGATPRELTLPGSGLTGVSTFRTLDDSRHLRQGLQEGGKNVVMIGSGWIGMELAAAAATYGNKVTLLGLEEIPLAAAIGPELGSFFRSLHEANGVTFRLPASAREIRGDSGAVTGVVTDSGELLPADLVIIAVGVLPETELARDAGLDVDNGILTDASLRTSAPGIFAAGDVANALHPFTGQHHRSEHWSNALNGGKVAAKAMLGQDATHSTVPYFYTDQFDISMEYSGFPTLAAGAEPVIRGSLDRKEFIAFWQQDSKVVAGMSVNWPREVKPGAQKIIKALISARTPIAPERLADGSVGLDQLLPEA; this comes from the coding sequence ATGGCCAGTGGCAACATCGTGATCGTGGGCGGCGGACTCGCCGGCGCCACCGCAGCCAAGACCCTTCGGGCCGAAGGATATGCCGGACCTGTGATCCTGCTCGGCACTGAAGGCCATCCTCCCTACCTGCGGCCTCCCCTGTCAAAGGAGTATCTGCTGGGCAAGGCCTCCGAGGACGACGTCCCGGTGGTGCCGGCAGGCTGGTACGCAGAGAACGACGTCGACCTCCGCCTGAACGCCTCGGTCACCGCTGTTGAGCCTGATTCCCGGACGGTGGGACTGGGCGATGGAACATCACTGAGCTACGCTTCGCTGCTGATCGCCACCGGTGCCACACCCCGGGAGCTGACCCTCCCGGGCAGCGGGCTTACTGGCGTTTCGACCTTCCGCACCTTGGACGACAGCCGCCATCTGCGCCAGGGCCTGCAGGAGGGCGGGAAGAACGTGGTGATGATCGGATCCGGCTGGATCGGAATGGAACTGGCCGCTGCCGCCGCGACGTATGGGAACAAGGTCACGCTGCTCGGCCTTGAGGAGATCCCGCTGGCAGCCGCAATCGGACCGGAACTCGGAAGTTTTTTCCGCTCCCTCCATGAAGCGAACGGCGTGACCTTCCGGCTTCCCGCCTCAGCCCGGGAAATCAGGGGAGACTCGGGAGCCGTTACCGGCGTCGTTACCGACTCGGGCGAACTGCTCCCGGCGGACCTCGTGATCATTGCCGTGGGCGTGCTCCCGGAGACGGAACTCGCACGCGACGCGGGACTCGACGTTGACAATGGCATCCTGACGGATGCATCCCTCAGGACCAGCGCGCCCGGCATCTTTGCTGCCGGAGACGTGGCCAACGCCCTGCACCCGTTCACGGGACAGCACCACCGCAGCGAGCACTGGTCAAATGCCCTCAACGGCGGCAAGGTGGCAGCCAAGGCCATGCTCGGGCAGGACGCCACCCACAGCACTGTGCCCTATTTCTATACGGACCAGTTCGACATCAGCATGGAATATTCGGGCTTCCCCACCCTGGCAGCCGGAGCAGAACCCGTCATCCGCGGCTCCCTGGACCGCAAGGAGTTCATCGCCTTCTGGCAGCAGGACTCGAAGGTGGTGGCCGGCATGAGCGTCAACTGGCCTCGGGAGGTCAAACCGGGAGCGCAAAAGATCATCAAGGCCCTTATTTCGGCGCGGACGCCCATCGCACCAGAGCGGCTGGCGGACGGGTCAGTGGGCCTCGATCAGCTCCTCCCGGAGGCCTGA
- the mnmA gene encoding tRNA 2-thiouridine(34) synthase MnmA, whose amino-acid sequence MRVLAAMSGGVDSAVAAARAVEAGHDVVGVHLALSRMPGTLRTGSRGCCTIEDSRDAWRACDVLGIPYYVWDFSERFKEDVVQDFIDEYAAGRTPNPCMRCNERIKFAALLEKAIALGFDAVCTGHYAKVITDAEGNPELHRAADWAKDQSYVLGVLTHEQLRHSMFPLADTPSKAEVRAEAERRGLSVANKPDSHDICFIPDGDTAGWLAEKIEMTTGDIVDETGAKVGEHPGANAFTVGQRRGLKLGTPAADGKPRFVLEIRPKENKVVVGPGSLLAIDEIRGIKVSWAGLPIAEVGTGAEFDCYAQVRVHGDPVPATARMLPGSGAGGAAVPGGGQLVVTLTDPLRGVAPGQTVVLYQGSRVLGQATIDAARSLQRVEL is encoded by the coding sequence ATGCGAGTTCTAGCAGCCATGAGCGGCGGAGTTGATTCCGCCGTTGCCGCAGCCCGGGCGGTCGAGGCGGGACACGACGTCGTCGGAGTCCATCTCGCGCTGTCCCGGATGCCCGGAACCCTGCGGACCGGGAGCCGCGGCTGCTGCACCATCGAAGATTCGCGCGACGCGTGGCGGGCCTGCGACGTGCTGGGGATCCCATACTACGTCTGGGACTTCTCCGAGCGTTTCAAGGAGGATGTGGTCCAGGACTTCATCGACGAATATGCTGCCGGCCGGACTCCCAATCCCTGCATGCGGTGCAACGAGCGCATCAAGTTCGCTGCCCTGCTGGAGAAGGCGATCGCGCTGGGATTCGATGCCGTGTGCACCGGCCACTACGCCAAGGTGATCACCGACGCCGAGGGCAATCCTGAACTGCACCGTGCGGCGGATTGGGCCAAGGACCAGAGCTATGTCCTGGGCGTGCTCACCCACGAGCAGCTCCGGCACTCCATGTTCCCGTTGGCGGACACGCCATCCAAGGCGGAGGTGCGTGCCGAAGCCGAGCGCCGTGGTCTCTCCGTGGCCAATAAGCCTGACAGCCATGACATCTGCTTCATCCCCGATGGCGACACTGCGGGCTGGCTCGCCGAGAAGATTGAGATGACCACCGGCGACATCGTGGATGAGACCGGGGCGAAGGTGGGGGAGCACCCTGGCGCCAATGCGTTCACTGTGGGACAGCGCCGCGGACTCAAGCTGGGCACCCCGGCCGCCGACGGCAAGCCGCGGTTCGTGCTGGAGATCCGGCCCAAGGAAAATAAGGTTGTGGTAGGTCCCGGGTCGCTGCTTGCCATCGACGAGATCCGGGGCATCAAGGTGTCCTGGGCCGGCCTGCCGATTGCCGAAGTGGGCACGGGTGCCGAGTTTGACTGCTATGCCCAGGTCCGCGTGCACGGGGACCCCGTTCCGGCGACGGCGCGAATGCTGCCTGGCTCCGGCGCCGGGGGGGCGGCAGTGCCTGGGGGCGGGCAGCTGGTCGTCACCTTGACGGACCCGCTGCGCGGTGTCGCTCCTGGCCAGACAGTGGTGCTTTATCAGGGCAGCCGCGTGCTGGGGCAAGCCACCATAGACGCCGCCCGCTCGCTGCAGCGCGTGGAACTTTAG
- a CDS encoding ABC transporter substrate-binding protein — MIKNTRAWRSAIALAGISAFALTACTGPSGGGGTTTGSAGGGILTYGTTDKVVTLDPAGSYDAGSFMLMNQVYPFLMNSKPGSPEPSPDIAESASFTSPTEYTVKLKAGLKFANGHALTSSDVKFSFDRVGKIADPNGPASLLSNLKSVQAPDDSTVVFTLKEGNDQVFPSVLGTNTGPIVDEEVFPADKILSDDEIVKAKPFAGQYTIDSYKKNELVSLKANPDYNGVLGKAANDGANIKYYADSNNLKLDVQQGNIDVAGRSLTATDAADLEKDSKVKVHKGPGGELRYIVFNFDTMPFGAKTPEADPKKALAVRQAMANIVDRDAIATQVYKGTYVPLYSVVPDALPGATKPLKDMYGDGNGKPSLDKAKKAFADAGISGTVNIKLQYNPDHYGKSSGDEYAMVKEQLEKSGLFSVDLQSTEWVTYSKARTQDAYPVYQLGWFPDYSDADNYLAPFFLPDNFLHNHYANPAVIDLIKKELVTADKSEREKVLGDVQTAVAKDLSTLPLLQGAQLMVAGADVKGVEKTLDASFKTRLGVISK; from the coding sequence ATGATCAAGAACACCAGGGCCTGGCGGAGCGCAATCGCGCTCGCAGGCATTTCCGCTTTCGCACTGACTGCCTGCACGGGCCCCTCGGGCGGCGGCGGAACGACCACCGGGAGCGCCGGCGGCGGAATCCTCACCTACGGAACGACCGACAAAGTGGTCACCCTCGATCCCGCCGGTTCCTATGATGCCGGTTCCTTCATGTTGATGAACCAGGTCTATCCGTTCCTCATGAATTCGAAACCGGGATCACCCGAGCCCAGCCCCGACATCGCGGAGTCGGCATCCTTTACCAGTCCCACTGAATACACGGTGAAGCTCAAAGCAGGCCTTAAGTTCGCCAACGGCCACGCCCTGACATCCTCTGACGTCAAGTTTTCCTTTGACCGGGTGGGTAAGATCGCTGACCCCAACGGGCCGGCATCGCTGCTCTCGAATCTAAAATCCGTGCAGGCTCCGGATGACTCAACGGTCGTCTTCACGCTGAAGGAAGGGAATGACCAGGTCTTCCCGAGCGTCCTTGGAACCAACACCGGCCCAATCGTCGATGAGGAAGTTTTTCCAGCGGACAAAATCCTGAGCGATGACGAGATCGTCAAGGCTAAGCCCTTCGCGGGACAGTATACGATCGACAGCTACAAGAAGAACGAACTGGTCAGCCTCAAAGCCAACCCGGATTACAACGGCGTGCTTGGCAAAGCCGCCAATGACGGCGCCAATATCAAGTACTACGCTGACTCCAACAACCTGAAGCTGGACGTACAGCAGGGAAACATCGACGTTGCCGGCCGCAGCCTGACAGCCACCGACGCCGCAGACCTCGAAAAAGACTCCAAGGTCAAGGTCCACAAGGGCCCCGGCGGTGAGTTGCGCTACATCGTCTTCAACTTCGACACGATGCCCTTCGGCGCCAAGACTCCTGAAGCGGATCCAAAGAAGGCGCTGGCTGTACGGCAGGCCATGGCGAACATCGTGGACCGCGACGCCATCGCCACGCAGGTATACAAGGGAACGTACGTGCCTCTATATTCCGTGGTTCCTGATGCGTTGCCGGGGGCAACTAAGCCATTGAAGGACATGTATGGGGACGGCAACGGCAAGCCGAGCCTGGACAAGGCCAAGAAGGCCTTCGCTGACGCCGGAATCTCAGGCACTGTCAATATCAAGTTGCAGTACAACCCGGACCACTACGGTAAGTCCTCCGGTGATGAATACGCCATGGTCAAGGAACAGCTGGAGAAGTCCGGCCTATTCTCCGTGGACCTGCAGTCCACGGAGTGGGTGACTTACTCCAAGGCACGCACCCAGGACGCCTACCCGGTTTATCAGCTGGGCTGGTTCCCGGACTACTCGGACGCCGATAACTACCTGGCACCGTTCTTCCTCCCGGACAACTTCCTCCATAACCACTATGCGAACCCGGCAGTCATCGATCTGATCAAGAAGGAACTCGTTACAGCTGACAAGTCAGAGCGTGAAAAGGTGCTCGGTGACGTGCAGACAGCCGTCGCTAAGGACCTGTCGACGCTGCCGCTGCTGCAAGGCGCCCAGTTGATGGTCGCCGGCGCGGACGTCAAGGGCGTGGAAAAGACGCTCGACGCGTCCTTCAAGACCCGTCTTGGTGTGATCTCCAAGTAG
- a CDS encoding ABC transporter permease, with protein MTTLIEAPPSDADGLLPSKKKAAGGGLGQYMLIRFLLIFPTIFILVTLVFFLMRITGDPVTAAMGGRLPPDQLQQRIHAAGYDRPLLVQYFEYLGQLVTGNFGTTLSDNRRVTEMLATYGSATLELTINALIVALLVGIPFGMIAAHRRDHLPDAVLRVFAILCYATPVFFAGLLLKLTFSVWLGWLPVAGRAKTSNELALTALQARSGIYWLDAIRSGNMAALGDVMAHAVLPAVALGLLTAGIFLRLVRTNVIGTLGKDYIEAGRSRGVSEFRLVTKHAYKPALIPIITVMGLQIAVMLGGAVLTEKTFEWQGLGFQLANYLTARDFVAVQGIVVLLAVIVAVTNFIVDIVAALIDPRVRY; from the coding sequence ATGACTACATTGATTGAGGCGCCGCCAAGCGACGCCGACGGCCTGTTACCGTCAAAGAAGAAAGCTGCCGGCGGAGGACTCGGCCAATACATGCTGATCAGGTTCCTGCTGATCTTTCCCACTATTTTCATCCTTGTTACCCTGGTCTTCTTCCTGATGCGGATCACCGGTGATCCCGTTACGGCGGCTATGGGTGGCCGGCTTCCTCCCGATCAGCTGCAGCAGCGGATCCATGCCGCCGGCTATGACCGGCCGCTCCTGGTGCAGTATTTCGAGTACCTCGGCCAGCTCGTCACCGGCAATTTCGGAACCACCCTCTCTGACAACCGCAGGGTTACGGAGATGTTGGCGACGTACGGTTCGGCCACTCTTGAACTGACGATCAATGCCCTGATTGTGGCACTCCTGGTCGGCATTCCGTTCGGCATGATTGCTGCGCACCGGCGGGACCATCTGCCCGATGCCGTGCTGCGTGTTTTCGCCATCCTCTGCTACGCCACTCCGGTGTTCTTCGCAGGGCTGCTCCTTAAGCTCACGTTTTCGGTCTGGCTCGGCTGGCTACCTGTTGCCGGCAGGGCAAAGACGTCCAACGAGCTGGCCCTGACAGCGCTGCAGGCACGCAGCGGGATTTACTGGCTGGATGCCATCCGCAGTGGAAACATGGCCGCGCTCGGCGACGTCATGGCACACGCAGTCCTTCCGGCAGTGGCCCTTGGCCTCCTCACCGCAGGCATCTTCCTCCGGCTCGTTCGCACGAACGTGATCGGTACTCTCGGCAAGGACTACATCGAGGCAGGGCGCTCACGAGGAGTCAGCGAGTTCCGGCTCGTCACGAAGCACGCTTACAAGCCGGCCCTGATCCCTATCATCACCGTAATGGGCCTGCAGATCGCCGTGATGCTTGGGGGCGCGGTCCTGACCGAAAAGACCTTCGAGTGGCAGGGTTTGGGTTTCCAGCTTGCCAATTACCTGACGGCCCGTGACTTTGTCGCTGTGCAGGGCATCGTTGTCCTTCTGGCTGTCATCGTGGCCGTGACCAACTTCATCGTGGACATCGTCGCCGCGCTGATCGATCCCCGCGTGAGGTACTGA